The sequence below is a genomic window from Mycobacterium spongiae.
CGCGGTGGGATCGACATCGCGGATGTACCACAGCGTGGTCAGCAGCAGCCCGCGCTCGGTACTGGCGATCATGTCGGCGAGATCGACCGATCCGCCGGTCATCACCAGGTTATCCGCGGCAACCGCAACCGGAGCATCGAACTTGGCTGCGGTGGCCCGCGGATAGACCAGCGCGTTGATCACCCCGTCGCGGATCCAGTCCACCCGCGCAACGTCCAGTCCGTTGTCGAACACCGACTGCGTCTCCGAGGAGTTGCTGACCGCAACGAACGGGCTACACGCCAGGCCTGGCGCGCTCGGGTCGGAGTACAGGGTGAGCGGCAACCCGGTGAGCCGTTCCCCCACCCGGGTGCCACCGCCGGGCGCAGACAATGCGGTCCGGCCTTCCTGCGCGCCACGGCCGGCCATCGACCATGCCAGATAGATCATCATGTCCGCCACTGTCGACGGCGGCATGATCGTCTCGTAGCGGCCGGCCGGCAGCTCCACCGTGCGCTGCGCCCATCCCAATCGCGTCGATAGCTGCTCGAGCAGCAAGTCCGTTGGCACCTCGGCAAAATCGGGCGTGCCGATCCCCACCCAGGCGCTCGCGTCGCCACGTTTGCCGTTGATCTCGATTGCCCCCGTGGGCTGGGTGTAGCGCCGTCGCAGCCCCGTCGACGACGCCAGGAACGTCGTCGAAACGTTGTGGTGCGCAAAGCCATACAGGCGGTCAGTGCCACGGAACCCGCGGCTCAGCGATCCGGCCATGCCAGTGAAGACACCGACCCCGGTGCCAGGCACCGGCGCGTCCCAATCGGCAGGCTCACCGGCGTCACCGAGCAGCGGCGCGGTATCACCGGCCTCCGGCGCCGAGCGGGCCGCGTCCTGAGACGACACCACCAGGCCGGGAAGCACCGACGGGTCCACTTCGGCGGAGACCACGGTGCCGACGCAGGCGCTATCTCCGCGTCGCACAATCGAGACCACCGCAACGCTGCGGCTGACCGCAACGCCGTTGGTGGTCATCGAATTTCCCGCCCAGCGCAGCGTCGCCTCGACGTTGTCCGTGACCAGCACCATGGTCTCGTCCGCCCGGCTAGATTTGACCGCCTCATCCAACACGATGTTGACGACTTGCTGCGGCTCGATCATCGGCCACCCTCGGTTCGTGTGTTGAGCACGTTGATACCTCGAAACAAGGCCGATGGACAACCGTGGCTGACGGCGGCGGCCTGTCCCGGCTGCGCTTTCCCGCAGTTGATGGCTCCACCGAGCCGCCAGGTGGACGGGCCTCCCACGGCTTCCATCGCATTCCAGAAATCGGTCGTGGTGGCCTGATAGGCGACGTCACGCAGCTGCCCGTATAGCTGGCCGTCCCGGATACGGAAGAAACGCTGGCCGGTGAACTGAAAGTTGTACCGCTGCATATCAATTGACCAGGACTTGTCGCCCACAATGTAGATGCCGTCGTCCACCCGGCTGATCAGATCCGCGGTACTAAGGTCTTCGGTGCCCGGCTGCAGTGACACGTTGGCCATTCGTTGGATCGGTACGTGGTGCGCCGAGTCGGCATACGAACACCCGTTGGAGCGCGGCTCCCCCAGTCGCGGAGCGAACACCCGGTCGAGCTGGTAGCCGACGAACACCCCGTCGCGCACCAGATCCCAGCTTTGCGCGGCCACTCCCTCGTCGTCATAGCCGATCGTGGCCAAGCCCGCGTCTGTGGTGCGGTCGGCGGTCACATTCATCACCGGCGAGCCATAGCGCAAGGTCCCGAGTTTGTCGGGCGTCGCGAACGAGGTTCCCGCGTAAGCGGCCTCATAGCCGATAGCTCGATCGTATTCGGTTGCGTGGCCAATAGATTCGTGAATGGTCAACCACAAGTTGGTGGGGTCGATCACCAGGTCCGTGGGTCCCGCCATCACGCTGGGCGCCCTGACCTTTTCGGCCAGCAGCGACGGCAGCTCGGCTAGTTCGTCGGTCCAGTTCCAGATCTCATCGCCGGCCACTGCTTCCCAGCCCCGCGCCGTGGGTGGCGCCAGGGTGCGCATCGATTCGAAACTTCCCGCCGCGGCGTCGACCGTCACCGCTTCCAGCGACGGCAGTAACCGCACCCGCTGCTGGGTGATCGATGACCCGAAGGTGTCGGCATAGAACGTCTGTTCCTTGACGGCGTTGAAGCGGGCCGTCGCGTGGTCGACACCGTCGGCCTCCAGCAGTCGCCCGGAGTACTCCTGCAGCACGGCGATTTTTTCGGGTGCGGGCACCCCAAACGGGTCGATCCGGTAGTTGGACACCCACGTGGCGTTGGGGTACGCCGGCTCCGGTGCCAGTTTGACCCGCTCGGAGTTCAGCGCCGCCAGCATGGTCGCCACTTGTACCGCGTGGCGCGCGGTTGTGGCGGCGACGCCCGGCGCCAACTCGGCGTGGGAAGCGAATCCCCATGTGCCCGCGACGATCACCCGGACCGCCAAGCCGAGCTCACGACTGATCACTGCGGTTTCCAGCTCACCGTCGCGCAGTTGAATGATCTCGGTGGCGACGCGGTGAATCCGCAGGTCGGCGTAGCTGGCCCCGGCCGCGATGGCTGCCGACAAGGCGGCGTCGGCCAGCACCGAGCGCGGCAGATCCAAGAAGTCGGCATCGATGTCCCGGTTCGGCGTCACGACTCCACCGTAACGACCGGCTTTAATACACCCATGCGCGACGCCCCACGCCGAACCACCACCCTGGCATATGCCCTGCTCGCCCCCAGCCTGTTCGGCGTGGTCGCCTTCTTGCTACTGCCCATCCTGGTCGTGGTCTGGCTCAGCTTGTATCGGTGGGACCTGTTGGGTCCGCTGCACTACGTCGGCCTGGCCAACTGGCGATCGGTGGCTACCGACTCCGACTTCGGCAATTCGCTCGTGGTGACCGCCGTCTTTGTCGCCATCGTCGTCCCGACGCAGACGGTGCTCGGGCTGCTCGCCGCGTCGCTGTTGGCGCGGCGGCTTCCCGGCACCGGCCTGTTCCGCACGCTCTACGTGCTGCCCTGGATCTGTTCCCCACTGGCGATCGCCGTCTTGTGGCGCTGGATCCTGGCCCCCACCGACGGCGCGGTGAGCACCGTTCTCGGACATCGCATCGAATGGCTCACCGATCCCGGCCTCGCGCTGCCCGCTGTGTCGGCGGTCGTTGTCTGGACCAATGTCGGGTTCGTCTCGTTGTTCTTCCTGGCCGGCCTGCTGGCTATCCCCGATGACATCCATGCGGCCGCGCGCACCGACGGTGCCACTACCTGGCAGCGGTTCCGGCGCATCACGTTGCCGATGCTGCGGCCGACCATGTTCTTTGTCGTCGTTACTGGAATCATCAGCACTGCACAGATATTCGATACGGTCTATGCGCTGACCGCTGGTGGGCCGCAGGGCCGCACCGACCTGGTGGCCAGGCGCATCTACGCCGAGGCGTTCGAATCGGGGGCCATCGGGCGAGCTTCGGTCATGACCGTCGTGCTGTTCGTGTTGCTCATCGGCGTGACGGTCGTTCAGCGGTTGTACTTTAGGCGGCGGATCAGCTATGACCTCACCTAGCCGAACCCCCTCAACGGCGGCGATCTATTCCGGGTTGGCGCTCGGCGCGCTGATCACGTTGCTTCCCTTCGCGCTTGGCTTGCTGACGTCACTGACATCCGCGCATCAGTTCGCAACGAGCGCGCCGCTGCAGTTGCCGCGCCCACCCACGTTGGCCAACTATGCTGACCTCTCCGGTGCTGGATTTCCCCGTGCGGCGGCAGTGACCGCGTTGATGACGGCGGTAATCGTGCTGGGCCAGTTGACCTTTTCGGTGCTGGCCGCGTACGCGTTCGCGAGACTGCGCTTTCCGGGACGCGACGGATTGTTCTGGATCTACATCGCCACGTTAATGGTGCCAGCCACCGTCACTGTGGTGCCGCTGTATCTCATGATGGCCCAGCTGGGTCTGCGCAACACCTTTTGGGCGCTGGTCTTACCCTTCATGTTCGGCTCGCCATACGCGATTTTCCTGCTCCGTGAGCACTTTCGCAGCATTCCCGACGATCTGATCAACGCGGCGTACCTTGACGGCGCCAATACCGCCGACGTGATCGTGCATGTGGTGCTTCCGTCCAGCCGGCCGGTGCTGGCGGCCTTGGCGATGATCACCGTCGTCTCGCAGTGGAACAACTTCATGTGGCCGCTGGTGATTACCAGTGGCCGCACGTGGCGCGTGCTGACGGTGGCCACCGCCGAGTTGCAATCCCGATTCAATGCCCAGTGGACACTGGTGATGGCGGCGACCACGGTCGCGATCGTGCCGCTGATCGTGCTCTTCGTGGCCTTCCAACGACACCTTGCGGCATCGATTGTCGTCTCGGGGCTCAAATGAGCAGCGCACGCACATGAACCGTCCGCGCTACTCCACCCTGGTCGCCGGGGCCCTTGCGCTAGTAGCGGTCCTGCTAGCCGCCACGGCGGTGGTGTTGGGGCGCTCGGACGAACCCCACGGCGACAAGATTGTCGTGACGGTCCGGCTCTGGTCGGAACCGATAGCCGCAGCGTATCGGCGATCGTTCGAGGCTTTCAGCCGCGCGCATCCCACCATTGAGGTGCGCACCGAATTGGTGTCCTATTCGACGTACTTCACCACGTTGCGCACCGACGTCGCCGGCGGTAGCGGCGCCGACATCTTCTGGCTATCCAGCGCGTACCTGGCCGCCTACGCCGACAGCGGGCGGCTGATGAAGATCCATGCCGCGGCCGCGGACTGGGAGCCATCGGTGGTCGACCAGTTCACCCGGTCCGGCGCGCTGTGGGGCGTGCCGCAGCTTACTGATGCCGGGATTGCCCTGTACTACAACGCGGACCTGCTGGCCGCCGCGGGCGTCGACCCCGCCGAGTTGGACGGCTTGCGGTGGAGCCCGGGCGGCGGCGATACGTTGCGTCCCATGCTCGCGCGGCTCACCGTCGACGCCGACGGGCACCACGCGGACTCGCCTGGTTTCGATGGCGGCCGGGTTCGCCAATGGGGTTACAACGCAGCCAACGATCCGCAGGCCATCTACCTCAACTACATCGGATCGGCGGGCGGTGTGTTCCAACGCGGCGACGAGTTCGCATTCGACAATCCGCCGGCTATCGCGGCCTTCCGCTATCTCGTTGGGCTGATCAACACCGACCAGGTCGCGCCGCCGGCCGCCGACACCAACGGCAACGGCGATTTCTCCCGCAACCAGTTTCTGGCCGGCAGGATGGCGCTATTCCAGTCCGGCACCTACAACCTGGCACCGGTGGCGCGCGATGCGTCCTTTCCCTGGGGGGTCGCGATGATGCCTGCCGGGCCCGAAGGTCGAGTCAGCGTCACCAACGGTATTGTCGCGGCCGGGAATTCAGCGTCGGCGCACCCGGATGCGGTGCGCCAGGTGCTGGACTGGATGGGCAGCAGCGAGGGCAACGCATATCTGGGCCGCGACGGTGCGGCGATCCCGGCGGTGCTGTCAGCTCAGCAGGCCTACTTCAACTATTGGAACGCCAACGGGGTTGACGTCGCACCGTTCTTCTCGGTGCTGAACGGCTCGGGCATCCCGGCTCCGGCCGGAGCTGGCTTCGCTGCTGGAAACGAAGCTCTGCGACCGTATTTCGATGCGATGTTCCTGGGACGGGGCGACGTCGCAACGATCCTGGGGCAAGCCCAGACAGCGGCCAACGCCGCCGCCCGACGATAGTGGGGGCTCGTCGGGGCCTAGCCGGGTAGCACCAATACGGGTACCGGGCTGTGCCGCACGATCTTGCCGCTGTGGGAACCGAGAAAAACTCGGGCGATCTTGCCACGCGGCGAGGTTCCCAGCGCCAGGATCTCACCGTCGGTCCAGTTCGCCGAAGCAAGCGCCTGCTTCCAACCGTTCCCGGTGACGACGTCCAGCGCAACGTCGGCGTCGACGACGTCCTCGGTTCGCAGCTTTTCCAACATTTCTCGCGCCTGCGCCGCCCACACTTCCAGGACCGTGGTTTCCGAGTGCAGTCCGACCTCCGAGGGATACATCGTCCGGCCGCGCACCGCGAATGTGACCACCCGCACCGGCACCGCATACTCCCGGGCAAACTTAACGCAGCGCCGCACCACATCGGCGCCCTCCGCGGTGGCCGAGTAGCCGCAGGTGATGCGGGACATCGCGCCGGTACGGGATCGGTACCCGTGGGGGCTGATCGCAAGCGGCATCGGCGCCGAATGCAACAGCCGGTCAGCGGTCGAACCGATCAACACTCCCCCGCACGTGGTAGGTCCCCCGAACACGCCAAGATGGGGTACGGATCCGAGCACCAGCACCTGAGCTTCCAGTTCGGTTGCCAGCTCGATCAATCCGGCCGACACCGATCGATGGGCGCGCTTCTGATAGGTCACGTCGATCCCGTCAGCCAATCCATCGAGGCGACCCCGAGCCTCTGCCGCCGAATCCGCGGCGAGTTGATCCGCCCATTGCTCGTATTCCGCGTCGATCCGAGCGAGCGACGGCGTCGGCCATGGCTGCGGAACGATGGTCACCACCGTGAGCGACGTGTGCAGCGTTCGAGCGAGGTCGATGCCCAGGTGCAACCCCGACAGGCCCACCTCGCCGGTGCGGTACCCGACGACGACGCTCACGGCGCTTCCTCGTTCAACGCGCTATGCCGACGACCCCAGAGCAGGTAGAAGATCAATGCCGCCGCAATCCATCCGCTGAAGGCGAGCCAGGTGTACCAGGGCAGGCTGATCAGGATGTACCCGCACGCCAGGACTGACAACACCGGCGTGACGGGGTAACCCGGCACTTTGAACGCGCGGGGCAGGTCGGGTTCGCGCACCCGCAAAATGATCACTCCGATCGACACGACAATGAACGCGGTGAGGGTGCCGATGGACACCATGTCCGCCAGGCTCTCGAGCGGAATGAAGGCGGCCAGGAGTCCTGCGGAGATCGCGACGATCACCGTGTTGTTCACCGGGGTCATCGTGCGCGGATTCACGGTGGCGAACCGCGCCGGCAGCAACCCGTCGCGGCCCATCGCGAACAAGATGCGGGTCTGGCCGTACATGGTGACCAGCGTGACGGTGAAGATCGAGATCACCGCGCCCGATGCCAGAATTGTGCTGGCCAACTCGGCGTGGGTGACGTTGTCGAGGATGACGGCCAGACCGGCCTCTTCCTGCCCCGCAAAATCCTGCCACGGCTGGGTGCCTAAGGCCGCCAGTGCGACGAACACATAGAAACCGGTGACGATCACCAGCGCGGCGATCAGCGCTCGCGGCATGCTCTTCTGCGGGTTCGTTACCTCGTCGCCCGCGGTCGCCACCGAGTCGAGACCGATGAAGGAGAAGAAGATGGTTCCGGCCGCCGCGCCGATCCCGGCGACCCCGAACGGGGCAAAGCCTCTCAGATGGTCGGCGTTGTAGGCGCTGAAGGCGACGATCACGAACATGGCCAGGACGCCGAGCTTGAGCAGCACCATGATCGCGTTGACCGTCGCCGACTCGCTGGTGCCGCGAATGAGCAACATCGCGCATAGTCCGATCAGCACGATGGCGGGCAGATTCACATAACTTGGTCCCATGCCTGGATAGGAGTCCCACGGCGATTCCGACAACGCATGCGGAATCTCGAACCCGAACAGATTGGACAGCAGCTTGTTGGCATATCCGCTCCACCCGACGGCGACTGCCGCGGTGGCCACTCCGTACTCCAGCAGCAGGCAGGCCGCCACACCCATCGCGACGCCCTCGCCCAACGTGGTGTACGCGTACGAGTAGGACGACCCGGACACCGGCACGGCAGAGGCGAGTTCCGCATAGCAGATTGCCGCCAGCCCGGCTGCGACGCCGGCGATCAGGAACGAGATGATCACGCTGGGACCGGCTTCCGGCACCGCCTGCGACAGGACGAAGAAGATACCGGTGCCAATCGTCGAGCCGACCCCCAACATGGTGAGCTGGAACGTGCCGATGCTCCGCTTGAGGTTTCCGGCTGTCCCCTGTGCGACCGGAGCGCCGCTCACCGGGCGGCGCCGCAACATTTGGTCGGCAAGACTCGTCGAAGCAGTTGGCAAGTGCGCCTCCTATCGCGGGACCAGGCTGATTATGAGCCTGCGTCCCGCAAAACGAAAGCAAACTGCCGAACCGCCCAGTCGATCTCCTCGGCAGTGACCACCAACGGCGGCGCGAACCGCAGCGTCGAGCCGTGTGTGTCTTTCACCAGTACCCCACGATCCGCTAGGCGCCGGCTCATCTCTTTGCCGGTCCCCAGTGTGGGTTCGATGTCGACGCCGGCCCATAACCCGAGCCCGCGCACCGCGCGCACACCGCTGCCAATCAGTTCCGCCAGGCGGTGATGTAGGTGGGCACCCAATTCGGCTGAGCAAGATTGGAATTCCCCTCGCGCCACCATAGAAACGACGGTGGTGCCGATCGCCGCGGCCAACGGGTTTCCACCGAACGTCGACCCGTGCTCGCCGGGGTGGAGCACGCCCAGGATCTCGCGGTTCGCGACGACCGCGGACAACGGTACGACACCCCCACCGAGAGCCTTCCCGAGCAGGTAGATGTCCGGCACGACGCCCCAATGGTCACAGGCGAACGTGTGACCCGTGCGCGCGAGACCCGACTGGATCTCGTCGGCGATCAGCAATACGTTGTGCTCCGAACACAGGGCGCGCACGGCCGGCAGGTAGTCGTCGGGCGGGACGATGATTCCCGCCTCGCCCTGGATCGGCTCGAGCAGCACGGCGACGGTGTTGTCGTCGATCGCCTGTGCCACCGCGGCGGGATTTCCGAACGGTACCGAGCGGAACCCCGGTGTGAACGGCCCGAAGCCATCGCGTGCAGCGGGATCCGACGAGAAGCCAACTATGCTGATGGTGCGGCCATGAAAGTTGTTGTCCGCCACAATGATATTGGCCTGGCCGGCGGGAACGCCCTTGACGTCGACGCCCCATTTCCGAGCAACTTTGAGACCACTTTCCACCGCTTCAGCGCCCGAGTTCATGGGCAACACAAGGTCTTTCCCGCACAACTGCGCGAGCGCGGCGCAGAACGGCCCGAGTCGGTCGCAATGGAATGCGCGACTGACCAGCGTGACCGCATCGAGCTGGGCATGGGCCGTCGCAGTGATCTCGGGGTGTCGATGGCCGAAGTTGACCGCCGAGTAAGCGGCCAGGCAATCCAGGTAGCGTCGACCCTCGATGTCGGTGATCCAGGCGCCCTCGGCGCTGGCCGCGACCACGGGCAGCGGCGAATAATTATGCGCTACATGTCTTCCGGCAGCCGCGACGGCCGCCTCGGTTCCATCGAGGGCGCCGGCATCGAGAGCGGGCCCGCCAAGAATCGTCATCGGTGTACCTCCAGCGTGCAACACTTGACGGAGCCGCCGCCCTTGAGCAGTTCGGACAGATCGACGCCGATCGGCTCGAAACCCGCCTGCCGCAGTTGTGCGGCGAACGCCGTTGCTGCGGATGGAAGTACAACGTGTCGGCCATCGGAGACGACGTTCAGCCCGAAAACGTACGCATCGGCGCTGCTGACAATGATGGCGTCGGGAAACAGCATGCGCAGCTGCGCTTGCGCCGCCGTACTGAACGCCGGTGGATAGAACGCGATCGTGTGATCGTCGAGCACAGCCAGCGCAGTGTCGAGGTGATAGAACCGGGGATCCACGAGCTCGAGGGAGATCACCGGCAGCCCTAGCGCCGCGCTGATTTCGGCGTGTGCGCGCCGATCAGTGCGGAAACCATAGCCGGCCAAGACTGTTTCGCCGGCCATCAGCAGGTCGCCCTGCCCCTCGTTGATATGTCTCGTAAAGATCGGCCGGTACCCGAGAGACGACATCCACGCGGCATAGGCCTTCGACTCGCCGGCGCGCTCAGCGAACCGGAATCTCGCGACAACCGCGACGTCACCGGCGATGAAACCGCCGTTGGCCGCGTAGACCATGTCCGGTAATCCGGGCACGGGTTCGATGAGATCCACGCTGTGGCCCAGCCGACGATAGGTCTGGTACAGCCGCTCCCACTGTGCTTGCGCGAGGTACCCGTCGACCGGTGCGCTGACATCCATCCACGGGTTGATCGCGTACTCGACCGCGAAGAAGGCCGGCGAGGTCATACCGTACCGCCGCGCGCGGGGCGTACGGGTGGGCCGGCTGGCCTCGGCGCCCACCGCCGAGGGGGCCGACCCCGGACCCGCTGTGGCGAGATGGTAATCCGTCATAAACCAACGATATTTGCCACTCTCTACACAATCAAACAACGAACGTTGCGCGTCTACCGGCATTATCTTGCGCTAAGTTGTCATATACAGCGATTTATTGCACGACATACGCGGGTTGGAGGGATGGATGGACCGCCTGGACGAGACAGACGAGCGCATCCTGGGCGAGCTGGCCGAGCATGCGCGAGCCACCTTCGCCGAGATCGGCCAGCGGGTCAGCTTGTCCGCGCCGGCGGTAAAACGCCGCGTCGACCGGATGCTCGACAGCGGCGTTATCAGGGGCTTTACCACGGTGGTTGATCGCAACGCGCTGGGCTGGAATACCGAGGCCTACGTGCAGATTTTCTGCCAGGGCAGGATCGCCCCTGATCAGCTGCGAGACGCCTGGGCCGACATCCCGGAAGTGGTCAGCGCGGCGACGGTGACCGGCACGTCCGATGCGATCCTGCATGTGCTGGCCCGCGACATGCGCCACCTCGAAGCGGCGCTCGAGCGCATCCGATCCAGTGCCGAAGTCGAACGCAGCGAAAGCGTGGTGGTGTTGTCCAACCTCATCGATCGCGCCCGGCCGTAGCTGCTTGCTCAGCTTCAGCGACGCACTCCGTTGAGCATCCACAACCCAGCGTCGAGGAAAAGCCGCTCCGCATCCATCATCTGGACCAGCTCCTGAACTTGCGGGGGAAGGGCGCCCTGCTCGACCGGCAGCGGGTGGGTCATCTGCGAGACGCCCAGCAGCAGGCTCAACAGCGAAGTCACCACTCCGATCGCTTGCTCGGGAGTCAACTCGAACAGCGTCGCCACATGCTCACCGACTCGGAATGCGAGGTCGCGGGCGGCCATTTTCAGGTCGATCAGCCGCTGCAGCGAGATGTTCTGCTCGATGACGCTGCCGGCGCGTGCGGCGAGCTGCAGGTAGAGCGGTGCGTCGGTCGCGGTCCGGAAGAAAGCTGCAAGGAAAGGCTCGGCCCCGGTTCCCGCTGGAGTCGCGTCGATGACGGCATCGACCCAGAGCTGAATCTCTTCGACATACAGCGCAAGGAGCACCTCTTCACGCGTCTCGAAATAGAGGTAGAGCGTGCCGCGGGCGATTCCGACCGCCTTGGCAAGCGTGCCCATCGAGAAGCTTTCGAAACCGACGTCGGCGAGGTGCTGTCTGGCCGCGGTCACAATGGCCTGGCGGCGCCGCGCCTTCTGGTCGTCGGATCGCGCCCGCTGAAAGTCCGTGATTTTCGTCGCCTGTGCCACCTACCAGTTCCCGCCTCTTGACAGCTGACATCCTGTCATTAAATTATATATGACAGCCTGTCAGGTATAGGATGGCAGTCGACCAGGGAGATCGCAATGAAGAACACCGCGCGTGTCACCGACGCCTCCGGATCCATGTGGACCGCTGCCGATGTGCCCGACCAGTCCGGCAAGGTCGCCGTCATCACGGGCGCCAACACCGGCATCGGCTATGAGGCCGCGGCCGTTCTCGCCGACAAGGGCGCACACGTCGTACTGGCCGTGCGCAACCTCGACAAGGGCAGGCAAGCGACCGATCGCATCAAGGCCGCTCATCCTGATGCGGCCGTCACCCTGCAACAACTCGACCTCACCTCACTGGTGAACATCCATGCAGCCGCCGAGGAGTTGCGGGCCAACCATCCGCGCATCGATCTACTGATCAACAACGCGGGTGTGATGTGGACCCCCAAGGACACCACCAAAGACCGCTTCGAATTGCAGTTCGGGACCAATCACCTTGGCCATTTTGCGCTCACTGGCCAGCTCCTGAAAAACATGCTGCCCGTTGCGGGGTCGCGGGTGGTAACGATCAGCAGCTTGGGCCATCGGATTCGCGCTCAGATCCACTTCGACGACCTAAACCTGGAGCGCGACTACAACCGGGTGGTCGCCTACGGACAGTCCAAACTGGCCAACCTGCT
It includes:
- a CDS encoding TetR family transcriptional regulator, translating into MAQATKITDFQRARSDDQKARRRQAIVTAARQHLADVGFESFSMGTLAKAVGIARGTLYLYFETREEVLLALYVEEIQLWVDAVIDATPAGTGAEPFLAAFFRTATDAPLYLQLAARAGSVIEQNISLQRLIDLKMAARDLAFRVGEHVATLFELTPEQAIGVVTSLLSLLLGVSQMTHPLPVEQGALPPQVQELVQMMDAERLFLDAGLWMLNGVRR
- a CDS encoding Lrp/AsnC family transcriptional regulator produces the protein MDRLDETDERILGELAEHARATFAEIGQRVSLSAPAVKRRVDRMLDSGVIRGFTTVVDRNALGWNTEAYVQIFCQGRIAPDQLRDAWADIPEVVSAATVTGTSDAILHVLARDMRHLEAALERIRSSAEVERSESVVVLSNLIDRARP
- the ddaH gene encoding dimethylargininase, whose protein sequence is MTDYHLATAGPGSAPSAVGAEASRPTRTPRARRYGMTSPAFFAVEYAINPWMDVSAPVDGYLAQAQWERLYQTYRRLGHSVDLIEPVPGLPDMVYAANGGFIAGDVAVVARFRFAERAGESKAYAAWMSSLGYRPIFTRHINEGQGDLLMAGETVLAGYGFRTDRRAHAEISAALGLPVISLELVDPRFYHLDTALAVLDDHTIAFYPPAFSTAAQAQLRMLFPDAIIVSSADAYVFGLNVVSDGRHVVLPSAATAFAAQLRQAGFEPIGVDLSELLKGGGSVKCCTLEVHR
- a CDS encoding SDR family NAD(P)-dependent oxidoreductase translates to MKNTARVTDASGSMWTAADVPDQSGKVAVITGANTGIGYEAAAVLADKGAHVVLAVRNLDKGRQATDRIKAAHPDAAVTLQQLDLTSLVNIHAAAEELRANHPRIDLLINNAGVMWTPKDTTKDRFELQFGTNHLGHFALTGQLLKNMLPVAGSRVVTISSLGHRIRAQIHFDDLNLERDYNRVVAYGQSKLANLLFTYELARRLTATNAPTIAVAAHPGASNTELTRNIPGIFRPPFELVSGLLAQSAAMGALPTLRAATDPGVGNGQYYGPGGLGEMRGHPKLVGSSPQSRDADIQRRLWAVSEELTGVTYPV